tttaactttgtaacaccccagtccaacaccgtcgtctccaaatcatgattggagatagtcagcatggctttgtggaggagcaggtcatgcctcaccaaCCTTATTCAATTCTTGAGAACATGACAAAACACATTGTTgtaggtagagcagtggatgtggtgtacatggattttagcagggagcttgataaggttcccatgataggctcgttcagaaagcaaggaggcatgggatacagggaaatctggctgacTGAATACAGAaatggctggcccatagaaacCAACGGGTGGTAGTACAGAGCAACCTCGATTAtgtggcattcgattatctgaatattggattatccagcaagatcgcaaTGTTCCGATGTTCGCTAAAttgtgttatccggcattcgattatccggaatTCTATTAACGGAacgaaatactccctgcccatgtcctttggataatcgaggttcctctgtagatggaaagtattcaagcttggtgaccagtggtgttccgcagggatcggttctgggacctttgctgtttgtgatatttgtaaatgacttggctgAGGAAGTGGAAaagtgagttagtaagtttgctaatgacacaaagattggtggagcagtggatagtatggagggctgtgtagattgcaacaggatatgtcaggatgcagagctgggctgataagtagcagatggagttcaacctggaaaagtgtgaagtgattaatttggaagatcgaatttgaCTGCAGAAaacagggttaaaggcaagattcttggctgtgtggaggaagagagggatcttggggtccatgtccatagatccctcaaagttgcccccCCAAGCTGATAGAGTTTTAAGAAGGCGCATGGTGTGTAGGCTTTGATtagcgggtggggggggggggttgagtttaagagtccCGGGGTCATGCTGCAGCACTACAGAGCCCTggatagaccacacttggaatattgtgttcagttctggtcgcctcattagaggaaagatgtggaagctgtagagagggtgcagaggagagttactaggatgttgcctagactggagggcattgtcTTACTATGTGAATGGTGCTCTAAACACGGAAAGTATTGTCAAACTGATGACAGTCAGATTTTGTATGTCTTAAAGGTAATAAGTAAGACAGGAGCTTTTCTCTGTAACCATGGACTAGTGTTTTGACATATTTTTATATCTGCTTAGGAGGCAAAAGTCCCTACAGACTACTTACACTGCAGCCTCCCTGCTACAATGCTGGCTTTCAATGCAAAACAACCCGTTAGAATTAGTGGGAGGGATATTGCTGCTTTGGAAGATACACCAATAGAATGCTGGAATTCTTCAGCCTCATCTGGGGCTCCAAGTTCAGCTTCAGAAGTGTTGAAAATTCAAACTGACAATTGAGTGTAGTAACAATAATGTAAATCTTGCTTGCAAAATTCTTTTGATGTTGCCGGTGTTTATGAGACCACGTGTCATGCCATTGAGAGCTCAGACAAGTAATGGGGTCAAAGGTTTCAGCCTGTTTTCTTGTACAACCTCATGGCATTGCATTGTGTATTAGTGACATGCGTTTTGTACCAATCCCACATGAGCCATCCAGAGGACCCTCACGGACTTTGAGAACCACTTCTATGGCCGAAATTTGAATCCAGAACTCAGAGGTTGAAGGCCTGCGCCTAAACTATTGCACCAGTTCCCTTGCTATTACTGGAATCAATGGTGCAGCATTGGCAATGAAACTACACAAAGTGCTGATGAGTCATTGAAAGAGTTAACTTCTGGCTTAAAGTTGTTCCATTGTGGTTAGGCAGAGAACGGAaacgttgtatgtgtgtgtgtgtgtgtgtgtctatgtgtctgtaaGAGAATGCAAGAGTACCAGGCAGCCAGCAGGGGAAGGAGAGGCTTGTTTAGTTTCAAGACAGCTCTGATCTGAGACACAACACTGTTATGTCGGACACTCGAATGTGTTTAAGCGTCTGAGAATGAATGAATCGGGGAACAGCACTATCAATGGGGAGCACCTGATCAAAATCAGGGTCTTTGCTTCTGTCACCTCCTTTGTTTTGCTGGCTTTCTTCAATCTCGTAATTGATTACACCATTCTGAGTGAGGACCGTCTGCGATCTCAAGCTAGGTTTgttttgctgttccatcttttgGTATCCGGTCTGATCTACTTTGGTCTGAGCAGCACTTTCTATCTCCTCATTTACCTGGAGGTAGCCATGTCAGCCTCGTGTTGCCTGATCCTCCTGATGTTCCTGATGATGAGCGGTTCTACCATCCTCCTGACCCTGACTGTGATGGCGGTTGACCGATACTTGGCCATCTGTCACCCGCTCAAGTACAGCTCCTTCTGCACCCCATGTAAAATCTGGATTCTTAGCAGCATGACCTGGGTGGTCTCAGCTGTCATCCCTCTCATCCTGGTCTCCCAGCATATGAGGAAAGAACCCAGCCAAATGTTCACGAGCTGCTCAATCTCCAACTTTCGTTCCAGCGACAGCATGAAACACACTTCTAAAATCCTGCTGATCTGTATCTGTACAGTCCTTATTCTCTTCAGCTACTACAAAATTCTGGTGGAAGGTAAACGTATTGGTGTGCTGAACCGGCGCAATAAGAGGGCACGGAGCACCATCTTAATGCATGGGGTGCAGCTGGCAGTCTACATAATCCCAACATTCATCAACTTCATTTTGCAACAAGTGGCTCATGCCAGGAAGCTTGATGAGAGCACCAAGACTCTTTTTGAGGTACTGAACTTTGCCTTCTTCAGCCTGGCACAGTGCATCAGCCCTGTTATCTACGGCCTGCGCAAAGAGGAGTTGTGGGAACTCACTTCGCACAAGTTCCCATGCTTCCTTTGGGACTTCAAGGGGACTCTGGAGTTGGTGCGGACGACTCTGCTCCTGCCCACAAAATCGAGCTCTCCAGCTTCAGTCCAGACTTGTCCTGAGGTGCTAACTCTGGTGAGTGAGGAGACCACAGGAAAATGCATCGAGTAGTGCTACCAAACCCATTTCTAGATATCTCTTGGGCTTTCACGGAATTTTGCCACCCCTAACTGATCTTGTGTGTGGTCAACAAACAGGTTTCTCAGTCTTTGGGAAAAGGGCACTAAAATCTCTCTGACTTTTATTGTTGAATATTTTTGTGCATTATGACTAAACGCGATGACCGAATGTTGATGACTAATAGTTTTTCTTTGCGTCTCCTGTAaataccccctcccccatcctcagTTTCCCATCGTTTCTTCGCTTCTCAATTCAAACACTTAAAAATAGTTGGAAATCCAGTCCAGGAGGGAGATTAGGAACAAAACACTTCAACCTTTAGCTCTTTCACAGAGCTGGCACAGGCATGGGAGATGGACCTAATGGTCTCCTGCTGCACTCTTCCAAAACAAAACCTGGAGGGACTAAAACAAGGATTTAAAAATATGAAGAGAAAGTTtggtttttttttacacaaaggaCTTTGGATTGGGAGACAGCAGTAAATCAGAAAAACTACATGCAGTTATAAAGAAAACTATGAAGAAAGACCGTTAATTGGTACCCAGCTATGAAGAGGAATGTGGCGAGTTAATGCATGTTATGATGTTAATGCTTTGGTTATTTTTGGCGTAGAGCTCAAAATAAACAGTATGCTGCACCCTGCCTAAATACAAATAGCATCAGTGCAAAATGTGAAAACTAAAGAGCTTttgggaatactggattccaaaGGTGAATTGTGCAGTGAACAAAAGGAGCTGCTATCTGTACAGAATGGCTGACGAGGAACCAGAGATAATGCTCAAACTAAGCTCCGGAGAGTGAAATTTTCAGCAACTTTCTGATTGTGAGCTTGAGTTCAAGTGCTTGCATGTCAAGGAGCCCAGATGGTGGTCATTGTGGTGAAATGGTGGAATTGTTGTCCAAATGTACAGTCCACTGTACAGACTATAGAGTGGGAATGGGACTGTAGCTACATTTGGGGACAATTGAAATGGCTGCTGGCAAAGGACAACCCAAATGCTGATTAAAACAAAAAATGCAGCAgaactggcagcatctatggaatgGGAGAAAAGGAGTAAATGGTTCAGGTTAAAAATATCTTGTTGTCCTGCACTATCTCACTCCCAGAATTTTATGTTTTCCTGGGTTGTATCCTATGGCCAAAAGATTAGGAGAATATTACTGTTCCTTTTTGTTTGGAGGCAGTAATACTGTAAATACTTTTATGTATTTTTAGGCTTGAAACTGCCAAATAGGAAATCAAGCAACAAAACGTGGCAGGAAAACTTTTGTATGCGGCCTACAACTAAATTAACAATGAAATAGCtatatgtctttttttttaaattgccagTCCCAATACTGCTATGATTTGGTTTCCTGTAATATAAGGTTTGTGtatgattgtgtttttttttaagagactGATTAAAGTCATCTGTGAATTGAAACTGTTCAATGCTGCATGGGTGATTGAAAATCTGTCACTGTTGTCTTTAGGGAATTGCACATGAGAATTGTTGTGTCATTTGCTTTGAAGTTACATATTTTGGAGTTACCTCCATAAGAGCCATGGCTCAGTAGGTAGCCAACTCATCACTGAGTCAGAAGATTGCGACTTTGGTGTCCAACTCCAGAGACTTAAGCACAAGAGTCACAGCTGAAACTCAGTGCAGTACTAAGAAATTGCTGTACTAtcgtagggtcagtactgagggaatgccacattgtcagagagtGAGTACTGAAGGAGTACCCATTTTTAGGTAtgtgggagtactgcactgttggagggttagtactgaaggagcactgcaTCATCGGAGGTTCAGTCCtaggggagtgttgcactgtcagagggtcagtgctcagggcaTGCCTCATTATCAGAGagttagtactgaaggagtgccacactgtgggagggtcattactgagggaattctgcactgtgagaggatcagtactgaggaagcacgatATCAtcagaggttcagtcctgggggagtactgcactgttggaggatcagtgctcagggggtgtcacactgtcagaggattagtgctGTGGGAGCACtgaactgttggagggtcagcgctgagagaGTGCCACCCTGTTGGAGCATCTGTATTCAGGGAGCACAGCACTGTtgcagggacagtgctgagggagcac
The sequence above is a segment of the Chiloscyllium punctatum isolate Juve2018m chromosome 21, sChiPun1.3, whole genome shotgun sequence genome. Coding sequences within it:
- the LOC140492643 gene encoding probable G-protein coupled receptor 148; the encoded protein is MNESGNSTINGEHLIKIRVFASVTSFVLLAFFNLVIDYTILSEDRLRSQARFVLLFHLLVSGLIYFGLSSTFYLLIYLEVAMSASCCLILLMFLMMSGSTILLTLTVMAVDRYLAICHPLKYSSFCTPCKIWILSSMTWVVSAVIPLILVSQHMRKEPSQMFTSCSISNFRSSDSMKHTSKILLICICTVLILFSYYKILVEGKRIGVLNRRNKRARSTILMHGVQLAVYIIPTFINFILQQVAHARKLDESTKTLFEVLNFAFFSLAQCISPVIYGLRKEELWELTSHKFPCFLWDFKGTLELVRTTLLLPTKSSSPASVQTCPEVLTLVSEETTGKCIE